From Saccharothrix espanaensis DSM 44229, the proteins below share one genomic window:
- a CDS encoding YlbL family protein: MSEGTDTVVEQPTNRPVRPRGGLTRRTWTLVISLVVVLALGLLGGFARVPYVALGPGPTYNTLGQVNGTDVVHVEGQETFPTNGSLTMTTVSLTDDVSLFGALGLWVSGRYALAPREEFFRPGESEQQVRDQNVKAFQDSQTSAEVAALRYLSYPMKVVAGDITRGSAADNVLQPDDRLLAVNGKELASYEDVRGALENTKPGDRVEITFQRESARQTATITLGKSEDRASGFLGIRPVDRADVPFDIKISLSDVGGPSAGLLFALSIVDKLTPGELNGGQSVAGTGEIDDQGQVGRIGGINFKMVAAREGGATTFLVPAGNCDEAKQHAPEGLRLVKVEKLTDAVDSLKAINAGQDAPHC; encoded by the coding sequence GTGAGCGAAGGCACCGACACCGTCGTGGAGCAGCCGACGAACCGCCCGGTCCGACCCCGTGGCGGTCTGACCAGGCGCACGTGGACGCTGGTCATCAGCCTGGTGGTGGTCCTGGCGCTCGGCCTGCTCGGCGGGTTCGCCAGGGTGCCTTACGTCGCGTTGGGCCCCGGTCCGACGTACAACACGCTGGGGCAGGTCAACGGCACCGACGTGGTGCACGTCGAGGGCCAGGAGACGTTTCCGACCAACGGTTCGCTCACCATGACCACGGTCTCGCTCACCGATGACGTGTCGCTGTTCGGCGCGCTCGGGCTGTGGGTCAGCGGGCGGTACGCGCTGGCCCCGCGCGAGGAGTTCTTCCGACCCGGCGAGTCCGAGCAGCAGGTCCGCGACCAGAACGTGAAGGCGTTCCAGGACTCGCAGACCAGCGCCGAGGTCGCCGCGCTGCGGTACCTCTCCTACCCGATGAAGGTCGTCGCCGGCGACATCACCCGCGGCAGCGCGGCGGACAACGTGCTCCAGCCCGACGACCGCCTGCTGGCCGTCAACGGCAAGGAGCTGGCGAGCTACGAGGACGTCCGCGGCGCGCTGGAGAACACCAAGCCCGGCGACCGGGTCGAGATCACCTTCCAGCGCGAGTCGGCGCGGCAGACCGCGACGATCACCCTGGGCAAGTCGGAGGACCGGGCGAGCGGGTTCCTCGGCATCCGGCCGGTGGACCGCGCCGACGTGCCGTTCGACATCAAGATCAGCCTCAGCGACGTGGGCGGCCCGTCGGCCGGCCTGCTGTTCGCGCTGTCCATCGTGGACAAGCTGACGCCCGGCGAGCTCAACGGCGGCCAGTCCGTCGCGGGCACCGGCGAGATCGACGACCAGGGCCAGGTCGGCCGGATCGGCGGCATCAACTTCAAGATGGTCGCCGCGCGCGAGGGCGGCGCGACGACCTTCCTGGTGCCGGCCGGCAACTGCGACGAGGCCAAGCAGCACGCGCCCGAGGGGTTGCGGCTGGTCAAGGTCGAGAAGCTGACCGACGCGGTCGACTCCCTCAAGGCGATCAACGCGGGCCAGGACGCGCCGCACTGCTGA
- a CDS encoding zinc-dependent metalloprotease encodes MSDVPFGFGPQDPDDRGRKPEEPGNPFDFNQLGAMLSQLGAMFSNTGTSTGPVNYDLAKQIALQQLAGQGGGLGFTPDQDKAVADAVHLAEMWLDPATALPAGSTRSQGWTARDWVERTLPTWQRLCDPVARRVSGAWVEAMPAEAKEAAGPLLSMLGQMGGMAFGSQLGGALAQLGAEVLTSTDVGLPLGPEGTAALLPANIEKFTEGLELPAGEVLVFLAAREAAHQRLFSHVPWLRQRLLDTVEAFAQGITVDTSALEQLAGQVDPTNPASIEEAMKSGMLEPQTTPEQKAALTRLETLLALVEGWVDVVVAEAVGERLPGAEALRETLRRRRASGGPAEQTFATLVGLELRPRRHRSAAALWKLLGDQYGTEQRDSVWEHPDLVPSAEDLDDPMEFAERFGQTRKALEDPMAELERTLRDEKPGEKPDGSE; translated from the coding sequence ATGAGTGACGTGCCCTTCGGGTTCGGCCCGCAGGACCCCGACGACCGCGGCCGCAAGCCCGAGGAGCCGGGCAACCCGTTCGACTTCAACCAGCTCGGCGCGATGCTGAGCCAGCTCGGCGCGATGTTCAGCAACACGGGCACCTCCACCGGGCCGGTCAACTACGACCTGGCGAAGCAGATCGCGTTGCAGCAGCTCGCCGGCCAGGGCGGCGGGCTCGGGTTCACCCCGGACCAGGACAAGGCCGTGGCCGACGCGGTGCACCTCGCGGAGATGTGGCTCGACCCGGCGACCGCGCTGCCCGCCGGCAGCACCAGGTCCCAGGGCTGGACCGCGCGCGACTGGGTGGAGCGCACGCTGCCGACGTGGCAGCGGCTGTGCGACCCGGTGGCGCGGCGGGTGTCCGGCGCGTGGGTGGAGGCGATGCCCGCCGAGGCCAAGGAGGCGGCCGGTCCGCTGCTGTCCATGCTCGGCCAGATGGGCGGCATGGCGTTCGGCTCGCAGCTGGGCGGCGCGCTCGCGCAGCTCGGCGCCGAGGTGCTGACCTCGACCGACGTCGGCCTGCCGCTGGGGCCCGAGGGCACCGCGGCGCTGCTGCCCGCGAACATCGAGAAGTTCACCGAGGGCCTGGAGCTGCCCGCCGGCGAGGTGCTGGTGTTCCTGGCCGCACGCGAGGCGGCCCACCAGCGGCTGTTCAGCCACGTGCCGTGGCTGCGGCAGCGCCTGCTGGACACGGTGGAGGCGTTCGCGCAGGGCATCACGGTCGACACCTCGGCGCTGGAGCAGCTCGCGGGCCAGGTCGACCCGACGAACCCGGCCTCGATCGAGGAGGCCATGAAGTCCGGGATGCTGGAGCCGCAGACCACGCCCGAGCAGAAGGCCGCGCTGACCCGCCTGGAGACGCTGCTGGCGCTGGTCGAGGGCTGGGTGGACGTCGTGGTCGCGGAGGCCGTGGGCGAGCGGCTGCCGGGCGCGGAGGCGCTGCGGGAGACGCTGCGCAGGCGGCGGGCGTCCGGCGGGCCGGCCGAGCAGACGTTCGCGACGCTGGTCGGGCTGGAGCTGCGGCCGCGCCGGCACCGGTCGGCGGCGGCGCTGTGGAAGCTGCTGGGCGACCAGTACGGGACCGAGCAGCGCGACAGCGTCTGGGAGCACCCGGACCTGGTGCCCAGCGCCGAGGACCTGGACGACCCGATGGAGTTCGCGGAGCGGTTCGGGCAGACCCGCAAGGCGTTGGAAGACCCGATGGCGGAGCTGGAGCGGACGCTGCGGGACGAGAAGCCGGGCGAGAAGCCGGACGGCTCCGAGTAG